A region of Necator americanus strain Aroian chromosome I, whole genome shotgun sequence DNA encodes the following proteins:
- a CDS encoding hypothetical protein (NECATOR_CHRI.G2072.T1) has translation MEEEADPMECFDVDVFESKFIRWGELPPHIKITVLQNLPYPTLRNFMFLSKESYALASTVVTDAYGVYLLDMNFLAGLRDDVRRC, from the coding sequence ATGGAAGAAGAAGCGGACCCTATGGAGTGTTTCGATGTTGACGTGTTTGAAAGCAAATTCATTCGTTGGGGTGAGCTGCCGCCGCACATAAAAATCACTGTTCTACAAAATCTTCCATATCCAACACTCAGAAACTTCATGTTCCTCAGCAAGGAAAGCTATGCACTAGCATCGACTGTGGTTACAGATGCTTACGGTGTTTATCTTCTCGACATGAACTTCCTCGCCGGTCTGCGAGATGATGTACGTCGCTGTTAA
- a CDS encoding hypothetical protein (NECATOR_CHRI.G2074.T2), whose translation MLLCLTFIDLKKAFDLIETEAVVEALDNQGVPTQYIKVLRELYSNFATGISPFYKNIIIDVKREGPTG comes from the coding sequence atgctgctctgtctcaccttcatcgacttgaagaaggcctttgatttaattgagacggaagcggtcgtggaagccttggacaaccaaggcgtccctactcagtacataaaggtacttcgagagttgtacagtaacttcgcgaccggaatttcgccattctacaagaacatcatcattgacgtgaagagggagggtccgacagggtga
- a CDS encoding hypothetical protein (NECATOR_CHRI.G2074.T1): MTICTYNARTLASEAAIEELMMQAKKIKYDVIGLTETRRRHPLNAVYETGEELFLGTCDCRGVGGVRVLVNTRTAKNIDSFEQLTTRIGRLRIRRCGPIPALTIFVAYAPTSSYEEQEIEAFYMDVEKLYREDHTFYKAVIGDFNAKVGPRRTPGEFHTGTHDLQWDEQGERLSEFIMTNKTIHGNSQFQKPSSLRWTWESPGGGYRNEIDHIIVNKRFCLTDVAVVPKFNTGSDHRLLRGRFSFTRRAEKAAKFRGRNPRTIINWDLFATLAGFWEDSAMDNIDEECDRLVEHLHDCAKKAESFKTTKRRLSLEALELIRQRGAARTAGNQALTYELARLCREAIKEDLKERRAEVLAEAAEAGKSVRYARRDFASHKTRMTALRNPKGTAIASRRGMEKIIYDFYSDLFDSHVHLPPHRLREDGQVIPEVLPSEIRHAIMSVRNRTAPGPDRIRPEHLKSLPPVLTNTLARLFTRYLSECKVPKQWKTNKTVLLYKKGDPHDIGNYRPICLLSVIYKLFTRVVLNRIEKVLDEGQPCEQAGFRKGFSTIDHIHTVSKLIEVSREYKMLLCLTFIDLKKAFDLIETEAVVEALDNQGVPTQYIKVLRELYSNFATGISPFYKNIIIDVKREGPTG; this comes from the coding sequence atgacgatctgtacttataacgcacgtacgcttgcatcggaagcagCCATCGAAGagctgatgatgcaagccaagaagatcaagtacgacgtcatcggactgaccgagacgagacgacgtcaccctctcaacgccgtatatgaaactggagaagaactgttcttaggaacatgcgactgtagaggtgttggtggagttcgcgtcctcgtcaacacgagaacggcaaagaacatcgactctttcgaacaacttacgacccgaatcggacgtctgcggataagaagatgtggtccaataccagctttgactatcttcgtcgcttacgctccaacatcaagctacgaagaacaagaaatcgaagctttctatatggacgtAGAGAAGctctacagagaagatcatactTTCTATAAGGCCgtaattggtgatttcaacgccaaagttggccccagaagaacgcctggaGAATTTCACACCGGAACACATGACCTTCAGTGGGAtgagcagggagagaggctttcagagttcatcatgacgaataagaccatccatgggaactcgcaattccagaagccctcctctctacgttggacgtgggagtcacccggtggagggtaccgtaatgaaatagaccacatcattgtcaataaaaggttctgcctgacggacgtcgctgttgtaccaaagttcaatacgggatcggaccatcgcctccttcgaggcagattttccttcacaaggagagcagagaaagccgccaagttcagagggagaaatcccaggactatcatcaactgggatctcttcgctacgttagccggcttttgggaagattctgcaatggacaacatcgacgaggaatgtgaccggctcgttgaacaccttcacgactgtgcgaagaaggctgagagttttaaaaccaccaagagacgcctgtctcttgaagctcttgagctgatacgccagcgtggagcagcacgaaccgcagggaaccaagcaCTCACGtacgagctcgcaaggctttgcagagaggcgataaaggaagaccttaaagagagaagagcagaagtgctggctgaagctgcagaggcggggaaaagcgtccgctatgcccgtcgggacttcgccagtcacaagacgaggatgactgctctccggaacccaaagggaacagccattgcgtcgagaagggggatggagaaaatcatctacgacttctactctgatctcttcgacagccatgtccacttgcctcctcaccgcctgagggaagatggacaagtcattccagaggttctcccgtccgaaatacgacatgctatcatgtcggtaagaaatcgtacggcacccggtcccgacagaataagaccagaacacctgaagagccttccgccagtactcaccaacaccctggcgaggctctttacacgttatctgtcggaatgcaaggttcctaaacagtggaagaccaacaagaccgtgttgttgtataaaaaaggagatccacatgacatcggcaactatcgtccaatctgcctactgtccgtcatctataagctctttacaagagtggtccttaataggattgaaaaagtcctggatgaaggacagccatgcgagcaagcagggtttcgaaaaggattcagcacgattgaccacattcacactgtttcgaaactcatcgaggtatcacgagagtacaagatgctgctctgtctcaccttcatcgacttgaagaaggcctttgatttaattgagacggaagcggtcgtggaagccttggacaaccaaggcgtccctactcagtacataaaggtacttcgagagttgtacagtaacttcgcgaccggaatttcgccattctacaagaacatcatcattgacgtgaagagggagggtccgacagggtga
- a CDS encoding hypothetical protein (NECATOR_CHRI.G2073.T1), with the protein MARPRVADRGLIADQKRPCACPETQVDSGDGLPVSAEPGLTHDNLVSRTSVRPKACNQVTGRYKGGGLESPPTNKLHMSTPGERKFSQKLIGLEACNLPVGFKILCKTQ; encoded by the coding sequence atggcgcgtccccgggtggcggatagggggctaatcgcggaccaaaagcgaccttgtgcttgcccagagacgcaggtggattcaggggatggactccctgtttctgctgagccaggactgactcatgacaaccttgtatcccgcacgtcagttcggccaaaagcctgtaatcaagtgactgggaggtacaagggaggcggtttggagtcgcctccaacaaataagctccacatgtccactccgggagagcggaagttctcccagaaactcataggactagaggcttgcaacctgcccgtgggttttaaaattttatgcaaaacacagtaa
- a CDS encoding hypothetical protein (NECATOR_CHRI.G2072.T2), whose amino-acid sequence MLGYLNEWVKDPEENSVELNIYYIPPEKKGIPNSHKPYRISFVEDSNGGCSVRRLVEKKGRKYDRNGVRYTDETYACAATRVFFQITKSIKAKEITFEMNPMRPEVERVLKEHPTTRKFLCEEFLIRTEDRALPPLLLRFLSPGTKLDVYSNPFPEPGDIFIDTAFFDSDVVRAAPKFDTEALTGVTEEQFVLLQADELSMKAPHISSKAINRILLVRLVEKPLSFFTSPTVCFGVRTPAGLYFKGVESWASESEEGALNTARIELH is encoded by the exons ATGTTGGGATATCTCAACGAATGGGTGAAG gatccagaagaaaattctgtggaaCTTAATATTTACTACATACCACCTGAAAAGAAAGGTATACCGAATTCCCATAAACCATACCGTATATCTTTTGTGGAAGATTCGAACGGAGGATGTTCAGTGAGAAG GCtagtagaaaagaaaggaaggaaatacGACAGGAATGGGGTACGGTACACTGATGAAACATATGCTTGTGCTGCAACGCGtgtatttttccaaattacaAAATCTAtcaaagcaaaagaaataacaTTCGAAATG AATCCTATGCGGCCAGAGGTCGAACGTGTGCTAAAGGAACACCCAACAACAAGGAAATTTTTATGCGAAGAATTTCTTATTCGAACAGAAGATCGAGCGCTGCCTCCGCTTTTGTTGCGTTTTTTATCCCCTGGCACTAAGTTGGATGTGTACAGTAACCCATTCCCTGAACCTGGTGATATTTTCATTGATACTGCGTTTTTCGACTCCGATGTG GTCCGAGCAGCACCAAAATTTGACACAGAGGCCCTCACAGGAGTCACAGAGGAACAATTCGTTTTACTCCAAGCAGATGAGCTTTCTATGAAAGCTCCCCATATTTCATCCAAAGCCATTAATCGGATACTTCTG GTAAGACTAGTGGAAAAGCCCCTGTCTTTTTTCACTAGTCCTACCGTTTGCTTCGGTGTTAGGACGCCTGCAGGACTTTATTTTAAAGGAGTTGAATCTTGGGCAAGTGAAAGTGAGGAGGGGGCACTCAACACTGCTCGTATCGAACTTCACTGA
- a CDS encoding hypothetical protein (NECATOR_CHRI.G2072.T3), which produces MNFLAGLRDDDPEENSVELNIYYIPPEKKGIPNSHKPYRISFVEDSNGGCSVRRLVEKKGRKYDRNGVRYTDETYACAATRVFFQITKSIKAKEITFEMNPMRPEVERVLKEHPTTRKFLCEEFLIRTEDRALPPLLLRFLSPGTKLDVYSNPFPEPGDIFIDTAFFDSDVVRAAPKFDTEALTGVTEEQFVLLQADELSMKAPHISSKAINRILLVRLVEKPLSFFTSPTVCFGVRTPAGLYFKGVESWASESEEGALNTARIELH; this is translated from the exons ATGAACTTCCTCGCCGGTCTGCGAGATGAT gatccagaagaaaattctgtggaaCTTAATATTTACTACATACCACCTGAAAAGAAAGGTATACCGAATTCCCATAAACCATACCGTATATCTTTTGTGGAAGATTCGAACGGAGGATGTTCAGTGAGAAG GCtagtagaaaagaaaggaaggaaatacGACAGGAATGGGGTACGGTACACTGATGAAACATATGCTTGTGCTGCAACGCGtgtatttttccaaattacaAAATCTAtcaaagcaaaagaaataacaTTCGAAATG AATCCTATGCGGCCAGAGGTCGAACGTGTGCTAAAGGAACACCCAACAACAAGGAAATTTTTATGCGAAGAATTTCTTATTCGAACAGAAGATCGAGCGCTGCCTCCGCTTTTGTTGCGTTTTTTATCCCCTGGCACTAAGTTGGATGTGTACAGTAACCCATTCCCTGAACCTGGTGATATTTTCATTGATACTGCGTTTTTCGACTCCGATGTG GTCCGAGCAGCACCAAAATTTGACACAGAGGCCCTCACAGGAGTCACAGAGGAACAATTCGTTTTACTCCAAGCAGATGAGCTTTCTATGAAAGCTCCCCATATTTCATCCAAAGCCATTAATCGGATACTTCTG GTAAGACTAGTGGAAAAGCCCCTGTCTTTTTTCACTAGTCCTACCGTTTGCTTCGGTGTTAGGACGCCTGCAGGACTTTATTTTAAAGGAGTTGAATCTTGGGCAAGTGAAAGTGAGGAGGGGGCACTCAACACTGCTCGTATCGAACTTCACTGA